The following proteins come from a genomic window of Bactrocera tryoni isolate S06 chromosome 1, CSIRO_BtryS06_freeze2, whole genome shotgun sequence:
- the LOC120782884 gene encoding serine protease inhibitor 88Ea — protein LLILVLSCLCYTLAVALPTQNGDAAASAELPPQRFASDASQKIALNMLKFNVDIDSNQVYSPLGISSILAVLAEGAAGETYEEFSKTLGFPAERADLRASFQRILSRYQNKEYSTAPSFQTWLYIYRNNTARDEFKQLVRDNYFVMVKDINSDEYDWNEPNTSLDVETSSVSNSKDVVGFETLKRLRADANLAAAATETQSADTYGEEVIDKEASKFDRVVDDKQYVEKPAILEEIKKQQTEKQEDEKVDAEPLKAAEGSESAATIDEVSEQLKETEAADIAEIPKHEDELIAKDISKREEDVNFEDNETVHSGEKLQKLYGDDSDGVIPIQEVLDSNEPEKVSLPLQKLESALDTANKNAGEIMIALESHISSVRRALGARSLFRKEDIAHALSANSITGREAASKTKMLLFNGLYFAGLWAQPFTKLSSEDESFFFMTAEDAMKVPMMETMGTFHVAELKNLNAKVICLPYENKKYAMMIVLPNETEGLRSLIEKLQPEDFKKAKSQVQKKELRLIMPKFQVDETSRSEAMLKSIGLTKLFAREDSDLSLLSADIDLHVDEVVQFVSVRVDESGSSENGLTASDTQARTAAAPEIDSIEVNRPFLYFVMDCEEEFVLAAGKIYTPELKEDPPISIEVEFEQ, from the exons CTTTTAATTCTAGTGCTCTCGTGCCTGTGCTACACACTCGCAGTGGCACTGCCCACACAGAATGGCGACGCAGCTGCAAGCGCCGAACTGCCGCCGCAGCGCTTCGCTAGCGATGCTTCGCAGAAGATTGCGTTGAACATGCTGAAATTCAATGTGGATATCGACTCGAATCAAGTTTATTCACCTTTGGGCATCAGCTCCATACTGGCTGTCTTAGCGGAGGGTGCGGCAGGCGAGACATATGAGGAGTTCAGCAAGACACTTGGCTTCCCCGCCGAACGCGCCGATTTGCGTGCTTCCTTTCAGCGCATACTCTCGCGCTACCAGAATAAAGAATATTCCACGGCGCCTTCTTTCCAAACCTGGTTGTACATCTATCGCAACAACACTGCACGCGATGAGTTCAAGCAGTTGGTGCGCGACAACTACTTTGTCATGGTCAAAGACATCAACAGCGATGAGTATGATTGGAATGAGCCAAATACTTCGTTGGATGTCGAGACCAGTTCCGTGAGCAACAGCAAAGATGTTGTTGGTTTTGAGACACTGAAGCGCTTGCGAGCCGATGCCAATTTGGCTGCTGCTGCTACAGAGACACAGTCTGCTGATACATACGGCGAGGAAGTGATCGACAAAGAAGCGTCTAAATTCGATCGTGTTGTGGACGATAAGCAGTATGTGGAAAAACCAGCAATATTGGAGGAGATTAAGAAGCAGCAAACTGAGAAACAAGAGGACGAGAAAGTTGACGCCGAACCACTGAAAGCAGCTGAAGGTTCAGAAAGCGCTGCCACAATCGACGAAGTGAGCGAACAATTAAAAGAAACTGAAGCAGCAGATATCGCAGAAATACCAAAACACGAAGACGAGCTGATTGCCAAGGATATTAGTAAACGCGAGGAGGATGTGAATTTCGAAGACAACGAGACGGTGCATTCGGGAGAGAAGTTGCAAAAGCTCTATGGCGATGACAGTGACGGTGTTATACCGATACAGGAAGTGTTGGACTCCAATGAGCCGGAAAAGGTTTCTTTGCCGCTGCAAAAGCTGGAAAGCGCACTCGATACGGCGAACAAAAACGCAGGCGAGATAATGATTGCGCTAGAGTCCCATATAAGCTCGGTACGAAGG gCTTTGGGCGCCCGCAGTCTTTTCCGCAAAGAGGACATCGCGCACGCATTGAGCGCTAATTCAATAACTGGTCGTGAAGCTGCTTCGAAGACTAAAATGCTGCTATTCAATGGTCTCTACTTTGCCGGTCTCTGGGCGCAACCATTTACCAAACTGAGCTCAGAAGACGAAAGCTTCTTCTTCATGACAGCCGAGGATGCAATGAAAGTACCAATGATGGAAACCATGGGCACATTCCATGTCGCCGAATTGAAGAATTTAAATGCAAAGGTGATCTGTTTGCCATACGAG aaCAAAAAATATGCGATGATGATTGTGCTGCCCAATGAGACAGAGGGGCTGCGATCGCTCATCGAGAAACTGCAACCCGAAGACTTTAAGAAGGCTAAATCGCAGGTACAAAAGAAGGAGCTACGTCTCATAATGCCCAAGTTCCAAGTCGATGAAACTTCACGTTCCGAAGCCATGTTGAAGAGCATCGGTTTGACCAAGCTCTTTGCGAGGGAAGACTCCGATCTTAGCTTATTGTCTGCCGATATTGATCTACATGTGGACGAAGTGGTGCAATTTGTGAGTGTGCGTGTCGATGAGAGCGGTAGCAGCGAGAATGGGCTCACCGCCTCCGACACACAGGCACGCACAGCTGCCGCGCCCGAAATCGATTCGATTGAAGTGAACCGTCCATTCTTGTATTTCGTAATGGACTGCGAGGAAGAGTTTGTGCTCGCTGCGGGTAAAATTTACACACCGGAACTAAAGGAGGATCCGCCGATTTCCATTGAAGTGGAGTTTGAGcaataa